Proteins from a single region of Deinococcus detaillensis:
- a CDS encoding helix-turn-helix domain-containing protein yields MARSGLDDQGWTISAIARQLGIDRRSVRRAIQADAFPEFTRRARKLDPYKAHLIQRWNEGCRTGPILFAELQTLGYQGQRTAVGIYLQRLRQAQGLPKRSRNAHPDHPLQHVNVGLPRFCVVEVKRL; encoded by the coding sequence GTGGCACGCTCAGGGTTGGACGATCAGGGTTGGACGATCAGCGCGATCGCTCGTCAGCTTGGGATTGATCGCCGCAGCGTCCGTCGGGCGATCCAGGCCGATGCGTTTCCAGAATTCACGCGCCGAGCCCGGAAACTTGACCCTTACAAAGCGCATCTGATTCAACGCTGGAATGAAGGCTGTCGAACAGGACCTATCTTGTTTGCAGAATTACAGACCCTGGGATATCAGGGCCAACGGACCGCTGTGGGCATTTATCTTCAGCGGCTGCGGCAAGCCCAAGGCTTGCCCAAACGATCGAGAAACGCTCATCCCGATCATCCCCTCCAGCACGTTAATGTGGGCTTGCCCCGATTTTGCGTAGTTGAGGTTAAGCGGCTGTAG